From bacterium, one genomic window encodes:
- a CDS encoding peptide chain release factor N(5)-glutamine methyltransferase, which yields MTTTIGALYKEGAASLAAAGVNEADHDARVLMAHVLDLRPNDVLLKLRDPLAPSEERLIRELLHLRQGRMPLRYVTRTTYFAGLDLRTDDRALVPRHETELLVEAVLERLPQVGLEPTELLADIGCGAGGIGLALASRTPGLRVVLTDISEPAVELAGENARFLGLAERVTLLAGSYLEPVFASGLADRVGVLVCNPPYVRPNEMGMLDPEVHAEPRVAVTSPARDGLEGYRVLTDQIGRLPHLRLLGVEVGYAQETDVADMFAPFGEVEILPDLSGIERVVILHVR from the coding sequence ATGACCACCACCATCGGCGCGCTCTACAAGGAGGGCGCCGCTTCGTTAGCGGCGGCCGGTGTGAATGAGGCCGACCACGATGCGCGGGTCCTTATGGCGCACGTGCTGGACCTGCGGCCCAATGACGTGCTCCTGAAGCTGCGCGACCCGTTGGCCCCGTCCGAGGAGCGTCTCATCCGCGAGTTGCTGCACCTGCGCCAGGGCCGCATGCCCCTCCGCTATGTCACCCGCACCACGTACTTCGCCGGCCTGGACTTGCGCACGGATGACCGGGCGCTGGTTCCGCGCCATGAGACGGAGTTGCTGGTCGAGGCCGTGCTGGAGCGCCTGCCGCAAGTCGGCCTGGAGCCGACGGAGCTGCTGGCCGACATCGGCTGCGGCGCCGGCGGCATCGGCCTGGCTCTCGCGTCCCGCACGCCCGGCCTGCGCGTCGTTCTCACGGACATCTCGGAGCCCGCAGTGGAGCTGGCCGGAGAGAACGCGCGCTTCCTCGGCCTCGCAGAGCGCGTGACGCTCCTGGCGGGCTCGTACTTGGAGCCCGTGTTCGCGTCCGGGCTGGCGGACCGCGTCGGCGTGCTCGTGTGCAACCCGCCGTATGTCCGCCCCAATGAGATGGGAATGCTCGACCCCGAAGTCCACGCCGAGCCGCGGGTAGCGGTCACCTCGCCCGCGCGCGACGGGCTGGAAGGCTACCGGGTGCTCACCGACCAGATCGGCCGCCTGCCCCACCTCCGCCTGCTCGGCGTCGAGGTCGGCTATGCCCAGGAGACCGATGTCGCCGACATGTTCGCGCCCTTCGGTGAGGTCGAGATCCTGCCCGACCTCTCCGGCATCGAGCGCGTGGTGATCCTCCATGTCCGCTGA
- the prfA gene encoding peptide chain release factor 1 — MDFDITFAGMVKELSELEQQLSDPTVLSDQNRFRDLSVRHSELAPLVRAYREYKQAQTDQTEAEALLTETEDAEMREFLEASGQEAAEKVAHLEHELLKMLLPKDPMDDKNAVLEIRAGTGGEEAALFAGDLLNMYLKLAELRGWQTELADATLGEMGGYKEAVLEIRGRGAYGTLRHESGVHRVQRVPVTESQGRIHTSAATVAVLPEVEEVDVELDPSELEFENFRAGGPGGQHMQKNETAVRVTHRPTGLTVACSDQRSQGQNKERALRLLRARLYDMRMQQQAAELAKTRKEQVKSGDRSEKIRTYNFPQDRLTDHRINLTLHNLPVLLAGEIGELLEALAEDERQRKLQELAQ; from the coding sequence ATGGATTTCGACATCACCTTCGCCGGCATGGTCAAGGAGCTGTCTGAGCTGGAGCAACAGCTCAGTGATCCGACCGTGCTCAGCGATCAGAACCGCTTCCGCGATCTATCCGTCCGCCACTCCGAGTTGGCGCCGCTCGTGCGCGCCTACCGCGAGTACAAGCAGGCGCAGACCGACCAGACCGAGGCCGAGGCACTGCTGACCGAAACCGAGGACGCCGAGATGCGCGAGTTCCTCGAAGCCTCCGGCCAGGAAGCCGCCGAGAAGGTGGCGCACCTGGAGCACGAGCTGCTCAAGATGCTCCTGCCCAAGGACCCCATGGACGACAAGAACGCCGTCCTGGAGATCCGCGCGGGCACCGGCGGCGAGGAGGCGGCGCTCTTCGCGGGCGACCTGCTGAACATGTACCTGAAGCTCGCGGAGCTGCGCGGCTGGCAGACAGAGCTCGCCGACGCGACGCTGGGCGAGATGGGCGGCTACAAGGAGGCCGTGCTGGAGATCCGCGGGCGCGGCGCCTACGGGACCCTCCGGCACGAGAGCGGTGTCCACCGCGTGCAGCGCGTGCCCGTTACCGAGTCGCAGGGCCGCATCCACACCTCCGCCGCCACGGTCGCGGTGTTGCCCGAGGTCGAGGAAGTGGACGTCGAGCTGGACCCGAGCGAGCTGGAGTTCGAGAACTTCCGCGCCGGCGGCCCCGGCGGCCAGCACATGCAGAAGAACGAGACGGCCGTGCGCGTCACCCACAGGCCTACGGGGCTGACGGTGGCCTGCTCCGACCAGCGTTCGCAGGGGCAGAACAAGGAGCGGGCGCTACGCCTGCTGCGCGCCCGGCTGTATGACATGCGGATGCAGCAGCAGGCGGCCGAACTGGCGAAGACGCGCAAGGAGCAAGTCAAGAGCGGCGACCGCAGCGAGAAGATCCGGACCTACAACTTCCCCCAGGATCGCCTGACCGACCACCGCATCAACCTGACGCTGCACAACTTGCCGGTGCTGCTGGCCGGGGAGATCGGGGAACTACTCGAAGCGCTTGCGGAAGACGAGCGTCAACGCAAGCTCCAGGAGCTTGCGCAATGA
- a CDS encoding DUF1385 domain-containing protein, whose protein sequence is MAEEKHFYGGQAIMEGVMMRGTDSWGAAVQRKDGTIGVISQRILDFTHKHRWAKWPLVRGNVALVDTLMLGLRSLIFSFNVLVEEQQQLDREAAEKEAAQAEAEGKHQKPPKKQSDMGWAIWLALLPSMLIGLGLFILLPAALVKLLLHDPSDLVKNLIEGVVRLCIILGYIASISAMSDIRRLFQYHGAEHATINCYEAGEPVTLENCRRYSPLHPRCGTAFLLVFIVVKILVGAVLPYPDVMWQLMLLRILMIPIVAAIAYEIIRYGGRHRTSLLSRAMAQPGLLMQRLTTRHPSEEQIRVAIYALSTVAPEVPLPDGFPAPLGAAMDGKLSPESPATAVAAAE, encoded by the coding sequence ATGGCTGAGGAAAAGCACTTCTACGGCGGGCAGGCCATCATGGAAGGCGTCATGATGCGCGGCACCGATTCGTGGGGCGCCGCGGTCCAGCGCAAGGATGGCACCATCGGTGTCATATCCCAGCGGATCCTCGACTTTACCCACAAGCACCGCTGGGCGAAGTGGCCGCTGGTGCGCGGCAACGTGGCGCTCGTGGACACGCTCATGCTCGGGCTCCGGTCGCTCATCTTCTCCTTCAACGTGCTCGTGGAGGAGCAGCAGCAACTGGACCGCGAGGCCGCCGAGAAGGAGGCCGCACAGGCCGAGGCCGAGGGCAAGCACCAGAAGCCGCCCAAGAAGCAGTCGGACATGGGGTGGGCGATCTGGCTGGCGTTGCTGCCGTCCATGCTGATCGGCCTGGGGCTCTTCATCCTCCTGCCGGCGGCGCTGGTGAAGCTGCTGCTGCACGACCCCAGCGACCTGGTCAAGAACCTGATCGAGGGCGTCGTGCGGCTCTGCATCATCCTGGGCTACATCGCCAGCATCTCGGCCATGTCCGACATCCGGCGACTGTTCCAGTACCACGGGGCCGAGCACGCGACGATCAACTGCTACGAGGCCGGCGAGCCGGTGACGCTGGAGAACTGCCGGCGCTACAGCCCGTTGCATCCGCGCTGCGGCACGGCTTTCCTGCTGGTCTTCATCGTCGTGAAGATCCTCGTCGGGGCGGTACTGCCGTACCCGGACGTGATGTGGCAACTCATGCTGCTGCGCATCCTGATGATCCCGATCGTGGCGGCCATCGCGTATGAGATCATCCGCTACGGCGGGCGGCACCGCACTTCGCTCCTGTCGCGGGCCATGGCACAGCCAGGCCTGCTCATGCAGCGGCTCACGACTCGTCACCCGAGCGAGGAGCAGATCCGCGTCGCCATCTACGCCCTGTCCACCGTGGCGCCCGAGGTCCCGCTGCCCGATGGCTTCCCGGCGCCCCTGGGCGCCGCGATGGACGGAAAGCTGTCCCCGGAGTCACCCGCGACGGCTGTCGCCGCCGCCGAATAG